In Candidatus Binatota bacterium, the sequence GGTAAAACCATCGCCGCAGGAGGCAGTCTCGCAACTGGAGAGGCAGGCGTCGCTGTTATCAGCGTTGCCATCGTCACAGCTCTCTACGTCGGCCTGGACCAGGCCGTCCCCACAGCGAGCACTGCGACAGCTGGCCAGACAACTGTCGGCGTCGTCAGAATTTCCGTCGTCACACTGCTCAAACCCAACGTGTATAAATCGGTCTCCGCAGCTCGGTAGCTTGCAATTAGTCAGACACTTGTCCGAGTTGGAAAGGTTGCCATCATCGCAGCTCTCTACGTCAACCTGGGTAAAACCATCGCCGCAGGAAGCAGTCTCGCAGCTCGAGAGACAAGCGTCCGTGTTGTCAGCGTTGGCATCGTCACAGCTCTCTACGTCAATCTGGGTGAAACCATCTCCGCAGGTCGCAGCTTCGCAGCTCGAGAGGCAAGCGTCCGTGTTATCAGCGTTGCCATCGTCACAACTCTCGACATCGGCCTGGGTAAAACCATCGCCGCAAGCCGCAGCCTCGCAACTGGAGAGGCNNNNNNNNNNNNNNNNNNNNNNNNNNNNNNNNNNNNNNNNNNNNNNNNNNNNTCGCCGCAGGAGGCAGTCTCGCAACTGGAGAGGCAGGCGTCGCTGTTATCAGCGTTGCCATCGTCGCAGCTCTCTACATCGATCTGGACCAGGCCGTCCCCACAGCGAGCACTGCGACAGCTAGCCAGGCAACTATCGGCGTCGTCAGAATTTCCGTCGTCACACTGCTCAAAGCCAACGTGGATAAATCCGTCTCCGCAGCTCTGCAGCTTGCAATTAGCCAGGCACTTGTCCGAGTTGGAAAGGTTACCGTCGTCGCAGGCCTCACCCTCATCCAACTGGGCGTTACCGCAAAGCGCGTTGGCCGGCACTACGGCGATCGTAGCGCCCAGGCTTTCAAGCATCCCTGCCCTCTGCGCCGACTCTCCTGCCCGGAGTTGCAGCTCACCGTTGGATGGCATGAGCGCGGCCACAGCCGCCACCACCGCCACCAGCCCCAGGACGAACCCGGACCAGCGCAGTATACCCATCGGCGATTCCGCCGCGGGCTCGCTACCTGTTGAAAGTTGTGAATCCCCGTCTGAAAACTGGTCGTCCATAAGACTTCCCCCGGGTCTGCCTGGGCTCGAGCCCAACTACCCGCTGCT encodes:
- a CDS encoding DUF4215 domain-containing protein, encoding LSSCEAAACGDGFTQADVESCDDGNADNTDACLSSCEAATCGDGFTQIDVESCDDANADNTDACLSSCETASCGDGFTQVDVESCDDGNLSNSDKCLTNCKLPSCGDRFIHVGFEQCDDGNSDDADSCLASCRSARCGDGLVQADVESCDDGNADNSDACLSSCETASCGDGFT
- a CDS encoding DUF4215 domain-containing protein; the protein is MDDQFSDGDSQLSTGSEPAAESPMGILRWSGFVLGLVAVVAAVAALMPSNGELQLRAGESAQRAGMLESLGATIAVVPANALCGNAQLDEGEACDDGNLSNSDKCLANCKLQSCGDGFIHVGFEQCDDGNSDDADSCLASCRSARCGDGLVQIDVESCDDGNADNSDACLSSCETASCG